The proteins below come from a single Paludibacter jiangxiensis genomic window:
- a CDS encoding M61 family metallopeptidase: MKKYFLCFGFLLAVMVLQAQPVACFTVDLTKGKKGSLSVTCDVPAYQKEELVYQIPRAVQGSYSIKNFGDYIDNFRAYDHKGKRLKVIYCRQESNFMISDARSLSRITYEVHDTWTDTKKQNYVFQPGGTYFEPGTLFCLNTFALFGYFEGFKDCPSEVHVKKDPVLYCSTSANISALSSADDVVKARNYDDLQDNPLVYMKPDTLSIKVRNCRFHIAVFSRNGKITSGDILASISPVITNAFASFFSVFPTDNYTFTFLFPGWQDEALMANGTMGAMEHRKSSVYFYPETGNKDILNSFLTHVVAHEFLHVLTPLSLKSEQIYNFNYRNPEASEHLWLYEGGVEYLSNIILYKDSLISDEDFWETFRQKTLYSDRYKDISMTEFGKKIFDNSDMHYYANVYNRGALVSFMLDVKINELTGGKMNLKKVLFQLNEKYKGHYFKDEALFDEIVNLTHPDIRTLINDYIVGTKELPVKEYLHKIGYRFTSEKPDSIYTFGRVSVEYDAKDKRCVVRDASPGYNAFGIDKGDVIVAVNDTLLNEGNYYHNVNLIGSPETNAEITVRFSRKGRMMEMKNPPIKVKVTQLNFIEPERDISDEQRSLRQLVLGR, from the coding sequence ATGAAGAAATACTTTCTATGCTTTGGATTTCTTCTTGCGGTAATGGTCTTGCAGGCTCAGCCTGTTGCCTGTTTTACTGTTGATTTAACTAAAGGTAAAAAAGGTAGCCTTTCGGTTACCTGCGATGTGCCAGCCTATCAAAAAGAAGAGTTGGTCTATCAGATTCCGAGAGCCGTGCAGGGTTCTTATTCGATAAAGAATTTTGGTGATTATATTGATAATTTCCGGGCTTATGATCACAAAGGGAAACGGTTGAAAGTCATTTATTGCAGGCAGGAAAGTAATTTTATGATTTCTGATGCAAGGTCATTATCCCGCATTACATACGAAGTTCATGATACATGGACTGACACGAAAAAGCAAAACTATGTGTTTCAACCCGGGGGTACTTATTTTGAGCCCGGTACGCTTTTTTGCCTGAATACGTTTGCTCTTTTTGGCTACTTTGAGGGTTTCAAAGATTGCCCGTCAGAAGTACATGTTAAAAAGGATCCGGTATTATATTGTTCTACGTCAGCCAATATTTCAGCGTTGAGTTCTGCCGACGATGTGGTGAAAGCCCGGAATTACGATGATTTGCAGGATAATCCGTTGGTTTATATGAAGCCTGATACTCTTTCCATCAAAGTCAGGAATTGTCGTTTTCATATTGCCGTGTTTTCCCGCAACGGTAAAATAACATCCGGTGATATCCTTGCATCCATTAGTCCGGTTATAACTAACGCTTTTGCCTCGTTCTTTTCTGTTTTTCCTACCGATAATTATACATTCACATTTCTTTTTCCCGGGTGGCAGGATGAGGCCTTGATGGCAAATGGTACCATGGGAGCAATGGAACACAGGAAAAGCTCGGTTTATTTTTATCCGGAAACGGGCAATAAGGATATTCTGAACTCATTTCTTACTCACGTTGTGGCTCATGAATTTTTGCATGTACTCACTCCCTTATCTCTCAAATCGGAGCAGATATACAATTTCAATTATCGAAATCCGGAAGCCTCGGAGCATTTATGGTTATACGAAGGTGGCGTGGAGTATTTATCAAACATCATCCTGTACAAAGATTCGCTTATCTCTGATGAGGATTTTTGGGAAACGTTTCGACAGAAAACCCTTTACAGTGACAGATACAAGGATATTTCTATGACCGAATTCGGGAAGAAAATCTTTGACAACAGCGATATGCATTATTATGCGAATGTCTACAACCGGGGGGCTCTTGTCTCTTTTATGCTTGATGTGAAGATTAATGAGCTTACTGGCGGAAAGATGAACCTTAAAAAGGTGTTGTTCCAACTCAATGAGAAATACAAAGGACATTATTTTAAAGACGAAGCTTTGTTTGACGAGATTGTCAATCTAACCCATCCGGATATCCGGACGTTAATAAACGATTATATTGTAGGAACGAAAGAGTTGCCTGTAAAAGAATATCTGCATAAAATAGGATATCGGTTTACTTCCGAAAAGCCGGATAGCATTTATACCTTCGGGCGAGTGAGTGTGGAATATGATGCTAAGGATAAACGTTGTGTGGTGCGTGATGCCTCTCCCGGCTATAACGCGTTTGGAATAGACAAGGGAGACGTGATTGTTGCCGTCAATGATACTTTACTGAACGAGGGTAATTATTATCATAATGTGAATTTGATCGGGAGTCCGGAAACCAATGCGGAAATTACGGTACGGTTTTCCCGTAAAGGAAGAATGATGGAGATGAAGAACCCTCCGATAAAAGTAAAAGTGACACAGCTCAATTTTATTGAACCGGAGCGGGATATTTCCGATGAACAGCGATCGTTAAGGCAGTTGGTGTTGGGGAGATAA
- a CDS encoding lysophospholipid acyltransferase family protein: MQKIISYPLSVLAYVLFFLVLCIFHPVQYVCFNLFGYKAHKKSVDILNYFLLRILWATFSTAKIEMKAELPEGKPLIFVANHQGLYDIIGMGWFLRKYHPKYVSKVELGKGIPSVSYNLNHGGSVLIDRKDPKQALPALKKMAEYLEANNRSTVIFPEGTRSKNGKPRSFASNGLKILCKYAPNALVVPVSINDSWKVFRYGNFPLGVGNHLTFTVHAPIEIKGTDFNTLFEQTENAVVGDIRY, from the coding sequence ATGCAAAAAATTATCTCTTACCCTCTTTCCGTACTTGCTTACGTGTTGTTCTTCCTTGTTTTGTGTATCTTTCATCCCGTTCAGTACGTGTGTTTCAATTTGTTTGGATATAAAGCACACAAGAAGAGTGTTGATATACTCAATTATTTTTTGTTGCGTATTTTATGGGCAACATTTTCTACTGCTAAAATAGAAATGAAGGCGGAGTTGCCGGAAGGAAAGCCTCTCATATTTGTGGCTAACCATCAGGGTTTGTACGATATTATCGGCATGGGTTGGTTCTTGCGCAAGTATCACCCGAAATATGTAAGTAAAGTGGAGTTGGGTAAAGGAATTCCCAGTGTCTCCTATAACCTGAATCATGGCGGATCGGTGCTGATTGACCGTAAAGATCCGAAACAGGCCTTGCCGGCATTGAAGAAGATGGCCGAATATCTTGAAGCAAACAACCGCTCTACAGTTATCTTTCCAGAGGGAACGCGTTCGAAAAACGGAAAACCGCGTAGTTTTGCATCCAACGGTTTAAAGATATTGTGCAAGTATGCACCTAATGCTCTGGTGGTTCCCGTTTCTATCAATGATTCGTGGAAAGTATTTCGTTACGGGAATTTTCCGTTGGGCGTTGGCAATCACCTCACATTTACCGTTCATGCTCCCATTGAGATAAAAGGGACTGATTTCAATACTCTTTTTGAACAGACCGAAAACGCAGTTGTCGGCGATATCCGATATTAA
- a CDS encoding alpha/beta hydrolase family protein, translating to MKRIFLYCLILAMPKFLSAQSVSASAGNNPAPVTFTAEQDHANMMKQLGIKSLRPGPSGDEKAPNHANYDESKANPCPQLPDVLTLKNGKKVTSPDMWWKLRRPEIVEDFEREVYGRLPKNIPSVKWEVKITDREFVGRIPVIAKQLIGHVDNSQCPSINVDINMMLVVPANVKGPVPVLMMFGRPSFPSPAQPSNEDLDKINTAFKEMMIKSNSEMKAIFDKYPAYQPITKLAGANFFAPAPDGKSAPTEQLLAAGWGYVTIDPASIQADNGAGLTRGIIGLVNKGQSRSPEDWGALRAWSWGAARGLDYLETDPLVDAKKVGIEGVSRYGKAALVTLAFEPRFAVGLIGSSGKGGAALHRRIFGEAVESLGNSGEYHWMAGNYIKYSASEASFGSKTGCDLPVDSHELIALCAPRLTFISYGIPEQGDARWLDQQGSYMSTIAAGTVFKLLGARDLGVSNDYMKEQMPLVLHGLMDGELAWRQHDGGHTDAPNFQAFIPWASKMLKYTK from the coding sequence ATGAAACGCATTTTTCTTTACTGTTTAATTTTGGCTATGCCGAAGTTTCTTTCGGCTCAAAGTGTTTCGGCATCTGCCGGAAACAATCCTGCTCCGGTAACGTTTACAGCCGAACAGGATCATGCCAATATGATGAAACAACTGGGCATAAAGAGCCTGCGACCCGGTCCGAGTGGAGACGAAAAAGCTCCAAACCATGCAAATTACGACGAGTCGAAGGCAAATCCCTGTCCGCAACTTCCAGATGTGCTTACCCTGAAAAATGGCAAGAAGGTGACTTCGCCCGACATGTGGTGGAAGCTTCGTCGTCCCGAAATTGTCGAAGATTTTGAACGTGAAGTCTATGGCCGCTTGCCTAAAAATATCCCGTCCGTTAAGTGGGAGGTGAAGATTACCGATCGTGAGTTTGTCGGACGTATTCCTGTAATTGCAAAACAACTGATCGGACATGTGGACAATAGTCAATGTCCGTCGATTAATGTCGATATTAATATGATGCTGGTGGTACCCGCCAACGTGAAAGGTCCGGTGCCTGTGTTGATGATGTTCGGTCGTCCTTCTTTCCCTTCGCCGGCACAACCTTCGAATGAAGATCTGGACAAAATAAATACAGCTTTCAAAGAGATGATGATAAAGTCAAATTCCGAAATGAAAGCGATATTTGATAAATATCCGGCTTATCAACCGATTACCAAACTGGCTGGTGCTAATTTCTTTGCCCCGGCTCCTGATGGTAAATCGGCACCTACAGAACAACTTTTAGCCGCAGGGTGGGGATACGTTACGATTGACCCTGCCAGTATTCAGGCAGATAATGGAGCAGGATTAACCAGAGGTATTATTGGTCTGGTTAATAAAGGCCAGTCCCGTAGCCCGGAAGACTGGGGAGCTTTGCGTGCATGGTCATGGGGTGCTGCCCGTGGTCTCGATTATCTGGAAACCGATCCGTTGGTGGATGCTAAAAAAGTAGGTATAGAAGGCGTTTCACGTTATGGGAAAGCCGCTTTGGTGACATTAGCTTTCGAACCTCGTTTTGCAGTCGGACTCATCGGTTCGTCAGGTAAAGGAGGTGCGGCATTACATCGCCGTATTTTTGGAGAAGCTGTTGAAAGTCTCGGTAATAGCGGCGAATATCACTGGATGGCGGGTAACTACATCAAATATTCGGCTTCCGAAGCCAGTTTTGGCAGCAAAACCGGTTGTGATCTGCCGGTCGACTCTCATGAGTTGATAGCTCTTTGTGCTCCGCGCTTAACCTTTATCAGTTATGGTATTCCGGAACAGGGTGATGCCCGTTGGCTCGATCAGCAGGGCAGTTATATGTCAACCATTGCTGCCGGAACTGTTTTCAAATTATTGGGAGCACGCGATCTGGGAGTCTCAAATGATTACATGAAAGAACAAATGCCGTTGGTATTGCATGGTTTAATGGATGGCGAACTGGCATGGCGTCAACACGATGGCGGTCATACCGATGCTCCCAATTTTCAGGCGTTTATCCCTTGGGCCAGTAAGATGCTGAAATACACAAAATAA
- a CDS encoding OmpW family outer membrane protein, producing MMRKLVLLAIFAVGVFFTSNAQFKIGANLNVGIPTGDLNDAVGIGVGGTVTGLYEFSNSFAAGVQIGYISFAEKDNSGITFSVIPITAVGKYYFSESNFKPYISADLGLYSMKAKASMLMSAYDISVSATKTNFGVAPALGFEYLLSEKLLLDANAKYTNIFTEDSPTSYLGINVGFVYKF from the coding sequence ATGATGAGAAAATTAGTTTTATTGGCAATTTTTGCCGTAGGTGTTTTTTTTACAAGTAATGCTCAGTTTAAGATTGGCGCAAATCTGAATGTCGGCATCCCAACCGGAGATCTGAACGACGCAGTGGGAATTGGGGTTGGTGGAACAGTAACAGGATTGTATGAATTTTCTAATTCTTTTGCAGCCGGCGTACAAATCGGATATATAAGTTTTGCAGAAAAAGATAACAGTGGTATTACATTCTCCGTAATTCCTATTACAGCAGTAGGTAAATATTATTTTTCAGAATCGAATTTCAAACCGTACATCAGTGCAGACCTTGGATTGTATTCCATGAAAGCAAAAGCAAGCATGTTAATGTCAGCATATGATATTTCAGTTTCTGCTACAAAAACAAACTTCGGTGTTGCCCCGGCTTTGGGATTTGAATATTTACTGTCAGAGAAATTGTTATTGGATGCAAATGCCAAGTATACAAATATTTTCACAGAAGATTCACCCACGTCCTATTTGGGAATTAATGTTGGTTTCGTGTACAAATTCTAA
- a CDS encoding LytR/AlgR family response regulator transcription factor, with protein MVKLRCVITDDEPMARKGLQGYVEKLDFLELVAVCEDAVQLSNVLKQQPVDLLFLDIEMPYISGVELLSGLTDPPKVIIVSAYEQYALKGYELDVTDYLLKPVSFERFLKAVNKVYDQVTKSAAACTEPQFIFVKTTQKMEKVFFCDILFVEGMENYVSIQTPSGKVVTHTSLSDFLKKLSPYKFIQIHKSYIINQDHVSSVEGNLLNIGKYKLPISRNYKAKVLDVLFKT; from the coding sequence ATGGTAAAACTGCGATGTGTCATTACCGATGACGAACCGATGGCCCGTAAAGGGTTGCAGGGGTATGTGGAGAAGCTCGACTTTCTGGAGCTGGTTGCGGTGTGCGAAGATGCCGTTCAGTTGAGTAACGTGTTGAAGCAGCAGCCTGTCGATCTGCTGTTTCTCGATATCGAGATGCCCTACATTTCGGGGGTGGAACTGCTCTCAGGATTAACCGATCCGCCGAAGGTGATTATTGTGAGTGCCTACGAACAGTATGCTCTCAAAGGATATGAACTGGACGTGACGGACTATCTGCTCAAGCCGGTGTCGTTCGAACGGTTTCTGAAAGCGGTTAACAAGGTGTACGATCAGGTGACGAAATCGGCGGCTGCTTGTACCGAACCGCAATTTATCTTTGTGAAAACCACTCAAAAGATGGAGAAGGTATTTTTCTGCGATATTCTCTTTGTCGAAGGCATGGAAAACTATGTCTCCATTCAAACTCCATCAGGAAAGGTGGTTACCCATACCTCTTTAAGTGATTTTCTGAAAAAACTATCTCCGTACAAATTTATTCAAATACATAAATCCTATATTATCAATCAGGATCACGTCTCTTCCGTCGAAGGCAACTTGTTGAACATAGGAAAATATAAACTTCCGATCTCCAGAAATTATAAAGCCAAAGTACTGGATGTTTTATTCAAAACTTAA